A window of the Parabacteroides merdae ATCC 43184 genome harbors these coding sequences:
- a CDS encoding DUF4374 domain-containing protein — protein sequence MKKNHLLTGIAAVMLTGGLFTSCSDNEIPAPDEGGKGETKNTFVIPASTTASGNTTNVLLTAESVDEGTITTLNNGLVNDGATQWVFYKDQYLYGLTYNQGNAGDTRSYILNADGELETRSQSYKVKRFTTYGIYDKYIMTLSSGDGPTEWADENGYVPQSFLVSLLDVAAETKTDNDTKNKAYLSENFLGNGEYVTLAGILEHNSKIYSVAVPMGLSQYGTKDGNGKWILPGNEDLVKTESGGSNSSAYEKDELLWTQYPNSCWVAIFDDETFTNKKIIKTDKISYACGRFKSQYYQMIWAADNGDIYVFSPSYAKTMIDPRQQTNLPAGVVRIPNGSEDFDDYYCNLEAQSNGNSFLRSWHITEDYFLLLMYDRPFSETGYTANQLAVFKAGAEKLTYVSGLPSTDIISGFGNTIHVENGKAYIAVTTTDGNPAIYKIDPVNASATKGVTVEATQITGIGKLAAATSQN from the coding sequence ATGAAAAAGAATCATTTATTAACCGGTATTGCCGCAGTTATGCTGACGGGTGGACTGTTTACTTCCTGTAGTGACAACGAGATCCCGGCACCGGACGAAGGAGGAAAAGGCGAAACAAAAAACACATTCGTAATCCCTGCTTCTACAACGGCATCCGGAAATACGACCAACGTACTGCTTACAGCCGAGAGTGTGGACGAAGGGACCATCACGACATTGAACAACGGCCTCGTGAATGACGGAGCCACACAATGGGTTTTCTATAAAGACCAGTATTTGTACGGCCTGACTTACAATCAGGGAAATGCGGGGGACACACGCTCGTATATCCTGAATGCGGACGGAGAACTTGAAACCCGCTCACAAAGCTATAAGGTCAAACGATTTACGACTTACGGCATTTATGACAAGTATATCATGACTCTTTCTTCGGGTGACGGTCCGACGGAATGGGCGGACGAGAACGGCTACGTCCCCCAGTCATTCCTGGTCTCTCTTTTAGATGTCGCAGCCGAGACAAAAACGGACAACGACACAAAGAACAAAGCCTACCTGTCCGAAAACTTCCTGGGCAATGGCGAATATGTAACGCTGGCAGGTATCTTGGAACATAACAGCAAGATCTATAGCGTAGCCGTACCGATGGGATTAAGCCAGTATGGGACAAAAGACGGAAACGGGAAATGGATTCTGCCGGGTAACGAAGACTTGGTGAAAACCGAATCCGGTGGTTCGAACAGTAGCGCTTACGAAAAAGACGAGCTATTGTGGACACAGTATCCGAATTCCTGTTGGGTCGCCATCTTCGACGATGAAACATTTACAAATAAGAAAATCATCAAGACTGATAAAATCAGTTACGCTTGCGGCCGTTTCAAATCGCAATATTACCAAATGATTTGGGCCGCCGATAATGGCGACATCTATGTATTCTCACCATCATATGCCAAAACGATGATCGACCCGCGCCAACAGACCAACTTGCCGGCCGGTGTGGTGCGCATCCCGAACGGAAGCGAAGATTTCGACGATTACTACTGCAACCTGGAGGCACAGAGCAACGGCAACTCCTTCCTTCGCAGCTGGCATATAACAGAAGATTATTTCTTGTTGCTGATGTATGACCGTCCTTTCAGTGAAACAGGCTATACCGCAAATCAGTTGGCCGTATTCAAAGCCGGAGCCGAAAAATTGACTTACGTAAGCGGACTTCCTTCAACCGATATAATTTCCGGTTTCGGAAACACGATACATGTTGAAAACGGCAAGGCTTACATCGCTGTAACGACGACCGACGGGAACCCAGCAATCTACAAGATCGACCCGGTTAACGCCAGTGCTACAAAAGGTGTAACAGTCGAAGCAACCCAAATAACCGGTATCGGCAAGTTGGCGGCTGCAACTTCACAGAACTAA
- a CDS encoding alpha/beta hydrolase, translated as MIRIQFFLIFLLLPLTMRSQEDICIGKRYSLYSAFLQEERDYWIYLPQNYDRDTTQNYPVIYLLDGGSFFHSLVGISQTLSTVKGKYLPSCIIAGVISTDRTRDFTPTASAAGRSGKTSPGAIPQGGGSETFRRFLTEELRSVIDSTYRTNGLNMLIGHSYSGLFTVNTFLRHTELFDIYLALDPSLWWDQGKLAEEAASLIQGKDFTGKSLYIGVASQKRTDRVDIHLNKVNYLLSEILPQAQKLQFFSKSFPEENHGTVAIPGIYDGIKQLFGK; from the coding sequence ATGATTAGAATTCAATTCTTTCTGATATTCCTCCTGCTCCCGCTGACCATGCGGAGCCAGGAGGATATTTGTATCGGGAAACGATACTCACTCTACTCTGCCTTTTTACAGGAGGAACGGGACTATTGGATATATCTGCCTCAAAACTACGATCGGGATACGACACAGAATTATCCCGTCATCTATCTACTCGACGGAGGCTCTTTTTTCCATTCATTGGTCGGTATCAGCCAAACGCTCTCTACGGTCAAAGGAAAATATCTTCCGTCCTGCATCATCGCCGGGGTAATAAGCACGGACCGGACACGCGACTTTACTCCTACGGCCTCTGCTGCCGGACGAAGCGGGAAAACCTCTCCGGGCGCTATTCCACAAGGTGGTGGAAGTGAAACATTCAGACGTTTCCTAACGGAAGAACTTCGTTCCGTAATCGACAGTACATACCGGACAAACGGACTAAACATGTTAATCGGGCACTCCTATTCCGGGCTTTTTACCGTAAACACGTTTTTGCGCCATACGGAATTATTCGATATCTATTTAGCCCTCGACCCCAGCCTGTGGTGGGACCAGGGAAAGCTGGCAGAAGAAGCCGCCTCGCTTATCCAAGGTAAGGATTTTACAGGGAAGAGCCTGTATATCGGTGTTGCTTCCCAAAAACGGACTGACCGGGTGGATATTCACCTCAACAAGGTCAACTATCTCCTATCGGAGATATTACCGCAAGCTCAAAAACTGCAATTTTTTAGTAAATCATTTCCCGAAGAAAATCACGGAACGGTCGCAATTCCGGGAATATACGACGGGATAAAACAATTATTCGGAAAATGA
- a CDS encoding OmpH/Skp family outer membrane protein, which yields MKNINYVINGVLAVAVIILFVMQFSSKKESTVAPAFTTEGDSTNLLPVAYVNVDSLLSNYNYSKDLNERILKMQEDYRLDMTQRSNALRTELNDFQRKYEANAFLTTERAQQEGNRLQKKQEELQNYAAKKEQELAAKQMELNGQLRDTIVAQLTTFNQTKGYQIIFSNTMGDNILLSNPAYDITAEFLEVLNKNYSSGK from the coding sequence ATGAAGAACATTAACTACGTTATTAATGGTGTGCTCGCGGTAGCTGTCATAATCCTGTTTGTTATGCAGTTTTCCAGTAAAAAAGAATCCACAGTAGCTCCGGCTTTCACAACGGAGGGAGATTCTACCAATCTGCTCCCTGTGGCATATGTAAATGTAGACTCTCTTTTATCGAATTACAACTATTCGAAAGATTTGAATGAACGTATTCTCAAGATGCAGGAAGACTATCGTTTAGATATGACTCAGCGGTCAAATGCCTTACGGACAGAATTAAATGATTTCCAACGTAAATATGAAGCCAATGCTTTCCTTACTACGGAAAGAGCGCAGCAGGAAGGAAACCGTTTGCAGAAAAAGCAGGAGGAACTTCAGAACTATGCGGCTAAGAAAGAACAAGAGTTGGCTGCCAAGCAGATGGAGCTGAACGGACAGCTTCGCGATACGATCGTTGCCCAGTTGACGACTTTTAACCAGACAAAAGGCTATCAGATCATTTTCAGCAATACAATGGGTGACAACATTTTGTTATCTAATCCGGCATACGACATCACTGCCGAATTTCTCGAAGTGCTGAATAAGAACTACTCTTCCGGTAAATAA
- a CDS encoding aminoacyl-histidine dipeptidase, protein MKITDLKPEIVWKFFHQVTQVPRPSKKEGKMIEFLESFAKQYKIAIKKDAVGNILMSKPATPGKENLPTVVLQSHMDMVCEKNNGTAHDFDHDPIETIVDGNWLRANGTTLGADNGIGVAAELAILASDDIEHGPIECLFTVDEETGLTGARALEKGFMTGDILLNLDSEDEGEIFMGCAGGKDTQAVFHYEPRDTNPNMQYFKIEVKGLNGGHSGGEIHKGLGNANKILVRYLYLLKNQADFNLCFIHGGNLRNAIAREAQATIGLYPEEKEAARILLNHFTADIENELKHVDPNVQITMASTDRPDKYISDYDAEKLILALHACPHGVIGMSHDIEGLVETSTNLASVKMGDDSTIIVGTSQRSSIESCKNMIANQVASVFKLAGAQVTHGDGYPGWAPNPDSKILKVAQETYKRLFNKDAKIMAIHAGLECGLFLEKYPNLDMISFGPTLRDVHSPNERIQIDTVGLWWSHLLELLKNIPAK, encoded by the coding sequence ATGAAGATTACTGATTTAAAGCCTGAAATCGTCTGGAAGTTCTTCCACCAGGTAACACAAGTGCCCCGTCCTTCAAAGAAGGAGGGAAAAATGATCGAGTTTCTTGAATCATTCGCCAAACAGTATAAAATAGCAATCAAAAAAGATGCCGTAGGCAACATCCTGATGTCTAAACCGGCTACTCCCGGCAAAGAAAACCTGCCGACAGTCGTTTTGCAATCCCACATGGACATGGTCTGCGAAAAGAATAATGGAACCGCACATGATTTCGACCACGATCCGATCGAAACAATCGTCGACGGAAACTGGCTTCGCGCCAACGGTACGACTCTGGGTGCCGACAATGGCATCGGTGTAGCCGCCGAACTGGCGATCCTCGCGTCCGATGATATCGAGCACGGACCGATCGAATGCCTTTTCACCGTAGATGAAGAAACCGGGCTGACCGGAGCCAGAGCACTCGAAAAAGGATTCATGACAGGCGATATCCTGCTGAACCTCGACAGCGAAGACGAAGGTGAAATCTTTATGGGATGCGCAGGCGGCAAAGATACGCAAGCGGTGTTCCATTACGAACCGCGTGACACCAATCCGAACATGCAATACTTCAAAATCGAAGTGAAAGGCTTGAACGGCGGACATTCCGGTGGCGAAATACACAAAGGGTTGGGCAATGCCAACAAGATTCTGGTGCGCTACCTGTACCTGTTGAAAAATCAAGCCGATTTCAACCTTTGCTTCATCCACGGCGGTAACCTCCGCAACGCTATCGCCCGCGAAGCGCAAGCGACCATCGGCCTGTATCCGGAAGAAAAGGAAGCAGCCCGTATTCTGCTGAACCATTTCACAGCAGATATCGAAAACGAACTGAAACATGTAGACCCGAACGTACAGATAACAATGGCATCGACCGACCGTCCGGACAAATACATCAGCGACTATGATGCCGAAAAACTGATTTTGGCTTTACATGCCTGCCCGCATGGCGTGATCGGCATGAGCCACGACATCGAAGGGCTGGTGGAAACCTCCACCAACCTGGCTTCTGTCAAGATGGGAGATGACAGCACAATCATTGTCGGCACAAGCCAGCGCAGCTCCATCGAGTCTTGCAAGAACATGATTGCCAACCAGGTCGCATCTGTTTTCAAGTTAGCCGGTGCACAGGTAACTCACGGCGACGGCTATCCGGGTTGGGCGCCTAACCCGGATTCAAAGATCCTGAAAGTGGCACAAGAGACCTATAAACGTTTGTTTAACAAAGATGCAAAAATAATGGCGATCCATGCAGGACTGGAATGCGGCTTGTTCCTAGAAAAATATCCGAATCTGGATATGATCTCATTCGGACCGACGCTTCGGGATGTCCATTCCCCCAACGAACGCATACAGATTGATACCGTTGGATTGTGGTGGTCTCACTTACTCGAACTATTAAAGAACATCCCTGCAAAATAA
- a CDS encoding PepSY-associated TM helix domain-containing protein has protein sequence MKKFFAKIHLWLSIPFGIIIAIVCLTGAILVFEAEILEFCYPSRYFVKEIKSEPLSPATLMDTAREQLPDSIKINGIRVSSDPKRTYQLILPGKKAACFINPYTGEITGIDDGKGFFMKIMRLHRWLLDEYKRDGSFAWGKTIVGYSTLVLAIIIISGLVIWYPRNKKALKNRLKIKTKAGWFRFLYDLHVSGGFYAALLLLILALTGLTWSFGWYRDAFYTAFGISTTSKQTHAPTSAVPPKTAGERGSKKHPKTDYTQWAEVLADLQSRYPEYKSISIQDGSATVSTATYGNTRGSDRYSFDPATGKITEIQLYKDLPKSAKIRGWIYSVHAGTWGGLTTRILSCLVSLLGAVFAITGYYFWIKKKLRKSKQR, from the coding sequence ATGAAAAAGTTCTTTGCGAAAATACATTTATGGTTATCGATACCTTTTGGTATCATCATCGCGATCGTCTGCCTGACAGGAGCAATCCTGGTATTCGAAGCGGAGATACTGGAGTTTTGCTATCCTTCCCGCTATTTTGTCAAAGAGATAAAAAGCGAACCACTTTCACCGGCCACGCTCATGGATACTGCCCGCGAGCAACTTCCCGATTCCATCAAAATAAACGGGATACGGGTTTCCTCCGACCCCAAACGGACCTACCAACTGATTTTACCCGGAAAAAAGGCTGCTTGCTTTATCAATCCCTACACCGGAGAAATTACCGGCATAGACGATGGAAAAGGGTTCTTCATGAAGATAATGCGCCTTCACCGTTGGCTGTTGGACGAATATAAACGGGATGGAAGTTTCGCTTGGGGTAAAACTATTGTCGGATATTCAACCCTGGTACTGGCCATTATTATCATAAGTGGTCTTGTCATCTGGTATCCGAGAAACAAGAAAGCACTGAAAAACCGGCTCAAAATCAAAACAAAAGCCGGCTGGTTCCGCTTCCTGTACGATCTACATGTCTCCGGAGGTTTCTATGCAGCTTTACTTTTGCTTATCCTGGCATTGACTGGTCTAACCTGGTCGTTCGGTTGGTATCGTGACGCGTTCTATACCGCGTTCGGCATCAGCACAACATCTAAACAGACGCACGCTCCGACATCTGCCGTCCCCCCAAAAACAGCAGGTGAAAGAGGTTCGAAGAAACATCCCAAAACCGATTACACACAATGGGCCGAAGTCTTGGCCGATTTACAAAGCCGTTATCCGGAATATAAATCGATCTCCATCCAAGACGGATCAGCAACCGTTTCTACCGCTACCTATGGAAATACAAGAGGAAGCGACCGTTATTCCTTTGACCCGGCTACCGGCAAGATCACTGAAATTCAATTATACAAGGACCTCCCTAAATCCGCCAAAATAAGAGGATGGATCTATTCCGTTCATGCCGGAACATGGGGAGGATTGACAACCCGGATATTAAGCTGTCTGGTTTCACTCTTAGGGGCTGTCTTTGCCATAACCGGTTACTATTTCTGGATCAAGAAGAAACTCCGGAAGTCCAAACAAAGGTAA
- a CDS encoding TonB-dependent receptor, with protein MISGKIISTEKETVDFATVYLKGTTYGGTTNEQGIYHLKAPAGDYTLVVSAIGYKTVEKPVKLTGGERARQNITITPQSTELDEVVVVSNGISRLKRSAFNAVALDTKELQNSNKSLSEALAKAPGMKVRESGGVGSDMQLTLDGFSGKHVKIFIDGVPQEGVGSSFGLNNIPVNFAERIEIYKGVVPVGFGTDAIGGVINIITKKKRDRWFLDASYSYGSFNTHKSYVNFGQTFKNGFTYEINAFQNYSDNDYYVNAPVENFETGSIDRSKKERVKRFNDTYHNEAVIGKLGIVDKKWADRLLLGFTYSNMYQDIQTGVRQEIVYGQKHRKGHSLMPSLEYGKRDLFTKGLDIVLTANYNKNLTTNVDTSSYEYNWRGEKHLMNSAGEQSRQHSRADNNNWNGTLTLNYRVGKMHTFTFNHVLNTFHRSNTSLLAAEEMKSAIAKETRKNISGLSYRLMPSEHWNFSAFGKYYNQFVAGPMATSSTQDEYVRKTRSVNSFGYGAAGTYFILTGLQAKLSYEKAYRLPTIEEMFGDEDLEMGELSIRPENSDNINLNLSYNKTFGKHTLYVEGGVVYRNTKDYIQRNITDLSGGKQAATYINYGKVETKGFNLSIRYNFANWVSVGGNFTQMDVRDKMKTSITSSAENLAYGERMPNLPYRFADSDISFYWRNLWKKGNVLTVTYDNQYLHSFTYYSSAIGSKNNDYVVPNQFSHNLTLSYSLQNGRYNVSLECRNFTNENLYDNFSLQKAGRAFYGKVRVYFGN; from the coding sequence ATGATCTCAGGTAAAATCATATCCACGGAAAAAGAAACCGTTGATTTCGCAACGGTCTACCTGAAAGGTACCACATACGGCGGAACAACCAACGAACAAGGTATTTACCATCTGAAAGCTCCGGCTGGCGACTACACGTTAGTCGTATCTGCCATCGGTTACAAGACTGTTGAGAAACCGGTGAAACTTACCGGTGGAGAAAGGGCCAGACAGAATATCACCATTACTCCGCAATCGACGGAACTGGACGAAGTGGTCGTTGTCTCAAACGGAATAAGCCGTTTGAAACGTTCGGCATTCAATGCCGTAGCACTTGATACGAAAGAACTGCAAAATTCCAACAAAAGCTTGAGCGAAGCACTGGCGAAAGCTCCGGGAATGAAGGTTCGTGAATCCGGGGGGGTCGGTTCGGACATGCAACTTACGCTGGACGGTTTCAGTGGCAAGCACGTAAAAATATTTATCGACGGCGTGCCGCAGGAAGGTGTGGGAAGTTCGTTCGGGCTGAACAACATCCCGGTCAACTTTGCCGAACGCATCGAAATCTACAAAGGCGTGGTCCCGGTAGGCTTCGGTACGGATGCAATCGGAGGCGTGATCAACATCATCACTAAAAAGAAGCGGGACAGATGGTTTTTAGATGCCTCCTATTCCTATGGCTCTTTCAATACGCACAAGTCTTACGTGAATTTCGGACAGACGTTCAAAAACGGATTCACCTACGAAATCAATGCTTTCCAAAACTATTCGGATAATGATTACTACGTGAACGCTCCGGTAGAAAACTTCGAGACCGGAAGCATCGACAGAAGCAAGAAGGAACGGGTGAAACGTTTCAACGATACCTACCACAATGAAGCCGTCATCGGCAAACTGGGGATCGTAGACAAGAAATGGGCGGACCGCCTGTTGCTGGGTTTTACCTATTCGAATATGTATCAGGACATACAGACCGGTGTGCGCCAGGAAATCGTTTACGGGCAAAAACACCGCAAAGGACACTCTCTGATGCCCTCACTGGAATATGGCAAACGCGATCTGTTCACAAAAGGGCTGGACATCGTGCTGACTGCCAACTACAATAAAAACCTGACAACCAACGTAGACACTTCTTCTTATGAATACAACTGGCGTGGAGAAAAGCACCTGATGAACTCCGCCGGAGAACAGTCAAGACAGCATTCACGGGCAGACAACAATAACTGGAACGGCACATTGACACTCAATTACCGGGTCGGTAAAATGCATACATTTACCTTCAATCATGTGCTGAACACTTTCCATCGCTCCAATACCTCCCTGCTTGCAGCCGAAGAGATGAAAAGCGCCATTGCCAAAGAAACCCGTAAAAACATTTCAGGCCTTTCCTACCGGTTGATGCCGTCCGAACACTGGAACTTTTCCGCTTTCGGAAAATACTACAACCAATTTGTAGCAGGCCCGATGGCAACATCAAGCACGCAGGACGAATACGTACGCAAAACACGTTCTGTCAACTCATTCGGATACGGGGCGGCCGGAACCTACTTCATCTTGACAGGCCTGCAAGCCAAGCTGTCTTACGAAAAAGCTTATCGCCTGCCGACCATCGAAGAGATGTTCGGTGACGAAGACCTGGAAATGGGCGAACTGAGCATCCGACCGGAAAATAGCGACAATATAAACCTCAACCTGAGCTACAACAAGACATTCGGAAAACATACCTTGTATGTGGAAGGTGGAGTGGTCTACCGCAATACGAAAGACTACATACAACGTAACATCACAGATCTGAGTGGCGGCAAGCAAGCGGCAACCTATATCAACTACGGCAAAGTCGAGACAAAGGGATTTAATCTGTCCATCCGCTACAACTTCGCAAACTGGGTGAGCGTAGGCGGTAACTTTACCCAAATGGACGTACGCGACAAAATGAAAACCTCCATTACCAGCAGTGCCGAAAACCTGGCCTATGGAGAACGGATGCCTAACCTTCCCTACCGGTTTGCGGATTCCGACATATCGTTCTACTGGCGTAATCTTTGGAAAAAAGGCAATGTGCTGACTGTTACTTACGACAATCAATACCTGCATAGCTTTACTTACTATTCGTCTGCTATCGGATCGAAAAACAATGACTATGTCGTACCGAATCAGTTCTCCCATAATCTAACTCTTTCCTACAGCCTTCAGAACGGACGGTACAACGTGTCGTTAGAGTGCCGCAACTTTACAAACGAAAACTTGTACGATAATTTTAGTTTGCAGAAAGCCGGACGCGCTTTCTACGGTAAAGTAAGAGTTTATTTCGGAAATTAA
- a CDS encoding endonuclease/exonuclease/phosphatase family protein, with translation MARTLTMTFFILTLFSLPSQGQTDFRVMSYNVENLFDTKDDPLTADNDFLPSGNRHWTSGRFYHKLQQLAKVITAAGEWSTPALIGLCEVENDSVLVRLLDFTPLRRQHYRYCMTHGQDTRGINVAFLYQRDKFRYQGHTEHPVRFTRKQHKHTRNILHVWGDVITGDRIDVFVCHFPSRYGGEKESEPDRLDAARTLRTLCDSIHNLRPAPHILIMGDFNDTPDDTSIREILDAHPVQVPCLSGSGSMPMKPRTNAYPSLLLYNLFAKNRSVPPGSHKYQGEWSQLDQIILSSSLTDTTSQMQLIPGSARIFSPSFLLIKDKTWRGERPFRTYYGFKYEGGYSDHLPLIVDFLLLK, from the coding sequence ATGGCCAGAACCTTAACTATGACGTTTTTTATCCTGACATTGTTTTCTTTGCCTTCACAAGGGCAAACAGACTTCCGCGTGATGAGCTACAACGTCGAGAACCTGTTCGACACGAAAGACGATCCGCTTACGGCGGACAATGATTTCCTCCCCTCCGGCAACCGCCACTGGACGTCCGGACGGTTTTACCATAAACTACAACAACTGGCAAAAGTCATCACAGCAGCGGGAGAATGGAGCACTCCGGCTTTGATCGGACTTTGTGAAGTCGAAAACGATTCCGTCCTTGTCCGGCTTCTGGATTTCACTCCGCTCCGTCGGCAGCATTACCGTTATTGCATGACACACGGACAAGACACGCGAGGGATTAATGTAGCATTTCTTTACCAGCGGGACAAGTTTCGCTATCAGGGACACACGGAACATCCAGTCCGTTTTACCCGCAAGCAGCATAAACATACCCGTAATATCCTGCATGTATGGGGAGATGTGATTACCGGAGACCGGATCGATGTCTTTGTCTGCCATTTTCCCTCCCGTTACGGAGGAGAAAAAGAAAGCGAACCGGACCGTTTGGATGCCGCACGTACCCTGCGTACATTATGCGACTCGATCCACAACCTCCGTCCTGCCCCACACATCCTGATTATGGGAGATTTTAATGATACGCCGGACGACACGAGCATCCGGGAAATACTGGATGCCCATCCGGTTCAGGTTCCATGCCTGTCCGGTTCAGGTTCCATGCCTATGAAACCTCGGACGAATGCTTATCCATCTCTCCTTCTATACAACCTGTTTGCCAAGAACCGGTCAGTTCCTCCTGGAAGTCATAAATATCAAGGGGAATGGAGCCAGTTAGATCAAATCATCCTGTCGTCCTCTCTCACCGACACCACCTCCCAGATGCAGCTCATCCCAGGAAGCGCCCGCATCTTTTCACCGTCATTCCTGCTCATAAAAGATAAAACCTGGCGTGGCGAACGCCCTTTCCGCACCTACTATGGCTTCAAATACGAAGGTGGCTACAGCGACCATCTCCCTTTGATCGTCGACTTTCTACTATTGAAATAA